Proteins encoded together in one bacterium BMS3Abin08 window:
- the flgH gene encoding flagellar L-ring protein precursor, giving the protein MSGHKYQVLLALLLIFSSLVVMVGCASTKRLPPPSPQYISKKVETGSVALTTPGSIYVERASLFEDRRARRLNDLVTVLIVENVSGSKKAETKTGRDSSLDAGVKGFFGAPLDLNLSNLYGKGNALSPSVSSSIKNDFAGTGTTSRQGTLTGTITARVIDVLPNGNLVIESRKEITLNFEKQVLVLKGIIRPEDISTNNTIESTRIALSRIFLVGEGVIDNKQSPGWLGGVIDRVWPF; this is encoded by the coding sequence ATGTCAGGCCATAAATACCAGGTCTTGTTGGCCTTGCTCCTTATATTTTCATCCCTCGTGGTGATGGTGGGGTGTGCATCCACAAAGAGGCTGCCCCCGCCATCACCACAGTACATCTCAAAGAAGGTGGAGACAGGGAGCGTGGCCTTGACCACCCCCGGTTCGATATACGTGGAGAGGGCAAGCCTCTTTGAGGACAGGAGGGCCCGGAGGCTGAATGACCTCGTAACCGTACTTATCGTTGAGAACGTCTCGGGAAGCAAGAAGGCAGAGACAAAGACGGGAAGGGACTCATCCCTGGATGCAGGAGTTAAGGGTTTCTTTGGTGCGCCTCTCGACCTCAACCTCTCCAATTTATATGGTAAGGGCAACGCCCTTTCACCGTCTGTAAGCAGCTCCATCAAGAATGACTTTGCCGGCACGGGAACAACCTCCAGGCAGGGGACCCTGACGGGTACTATAACGGCAAGGGTGATTGATGTGCTCCCCAACGGTAACCTCGTGATAGAGTCCAGAAAGGAGATAACCCTCAACTTCGAAAAGCAGGTGCTCGTCCTGAAGGGAATTATAAGGCCTGAGGATATATCGACAAACAATACGATTGAGAGCACAAGGATAGCGCTATCCCGGATTTTCCTCGTTGGAGAGGGGGTTATAGATAACAAACAGTCACCGGGGTGGCTCGGTGGTGTTATTGACAGGGTCTGGCCCTTTTAG
- the flgI gene encoding flagellar P-ring protein precursor, whose product MSEIGKRVFLFLNTLVIVLAFLFSVPGAARSERIKDIAFVEGVRDNQLVGYGLVVGLNGTGDKGKATLQSVANMLLRMGLTVKAKDIKAKNAASVIVTASLPPFPRTGNRIDIVVSALADAKNLQGGTLLMTPLKGPDGKVYGVAQGPVSIGGFSAGGGGASVQKNHPTVGRVPNGMIIEREIGYSLNNLDRIRLILRTPDFTVASNMVREINRALKGGYAEAIDPSTLQLTVPEHYRGRIVAMMRLIEQINVNTDTPAKVVINERTGTLVIGEQVRISPVAIAHGGLTIEVKTAFQVSQPAPFSGGTTVVVPQTEVQAKEKKAHLVEVSGASLGEVVRALNAMGVTSRDLIAILQALRSAGALKAELEIM is encoded by the coding sequence ATGAGTGAGATCGGAAAAAGGGTGTTTTTGTTCCTGAATACACTTGTTATTGTACTGGCCTTTCTCTTTTCCGTACCTGGTGCGGCCCGGTCTGAGCGGATAAAGGATATCGCCTTTGTCGAGGGAGTAAGGGATAACCAGTTAGTGGGATACGGTCTTGTGGTGGGCCTCAACGGTACGGGAGACAAGGGGAAGGCCACCCTCCAGAGTGTCGCAAATATGCTCCTCAGGATGGGTCTTACCGTGAAGGCAAAGGATATAAAGGCAAAGAATGCAGCCTCGGTTATTGTAACCGCTTCCCTCCCGCCGTTTCCCAGGACGGGAAACAGGATCGATATAGTTGTCTCTGCCCTTGCCGATGCAAAGAACCTCCAGGGAGGCACCCTTCTTATGACACCCCTGAAGGGACCGGACGGAAAGGTCTACGGCGTTGCCCAGGGTCCGGTATCGATTGGCGGGTTCTCCGCCGGTGGCGGCGGGGCAAGTGTGCAGAAGAATCATCCGACCGTCGGAAGGGTTCCAAACGGGATGATAATAGAGAGGGAGATCGGGTATTCGTTGAACAATCTTGACAGGATCAGGCTTATCCTCAGAACCCCCGACTTCACGGTGGCTTCGAACATGGTGCGGGAGATAAACAGGGCACTGAAGGGTGGCTATGCCGAGGCGATTGACCCTTCAACACTGCAGCTTACCGTTCCCGAGCACTACCGGGGCAGGATTGTGGCGATGATGAGACTGATCGAACAGATAAATGTGAATACGGATACCCCTGCAAAGGTCGTGATCAACGAAAGGACCGGGACACTGGTGATAGGAGAGCAGGTGCGGATATCCCCTGTTGCTATTGCACACGGGGGGCTCACCATCGAGGTAAAGACGGCGTTTCAGGTCTCCCAGCCGGCGCCCTTCTCAGGGGGAACTACAGTGGTGGTTCCACAGACGGAAGTGCAGGCAAAGGAGAAGAAGGCCCATCTCGTCGAGGTTTCAGGCGCATCACTGGGTGAGGTGGTGAGGGCGCTCAACGCAATGGGCGTTACCTCGCGTGACCTGATTGCCATCCTCCAGGCATTGAGGTCCGCCGGTGCGCTTAAAGCGGAACTGGAGATAATGTGA
- the nlpD gene encoding murein hydrolase activator NlpD precursor — MIDPRISILDTGYLRNTPAGGKEGAVKKAAKEFESMFLFELLKTMRKSAGGSLFGKGLSGDIYQTLFDLEIARTLAERGTGISDLVEKSLGKESAAAVKNDLKPAGGDSSDDDKITPGRRLPVDGKISSGFGQRKDPITGEIRVHKGLDIAARRNTEIYPIAPGRVIYSGSLKGYGNIVIIKHKDGIVTRYAHNERNLVHTGEYVGGGRPIGLVGSSGRSTGPHLHFEVLRDGKNVDPLGYV, encoded by the coding sequence ATGATTGATCCTCGTATCTCCATACTGGACACGGGATACCTCCGGAATACCCCTGCGGGGGGGAAGGAGGGGGCTGTTAAAAAGGCCGCCAAGGAGTTTGAGTCGATGTTTCTTTTTGAACTCTTAAAGACCATGAGGAAATCCGCAGGCGGAAGCCTCTTTGGCAAGGGGCTCTCTGGTGATATATACCAGACCTTATTTGATCTCGAGATCGCACGTACTCTTGCGGAAAGGGGGACGGGCATTTCAGATCTCGTTGAAAAGAGTCTGGGGAAGGAATCGGCGGCCGCAGTTAAGAATGATCTGAAACCCGCCGGTGGGGATTCCTCCGACGATGATAAAATTACCCCCGGCAGGAGACTTCCCGTCGACGGGAAGATCAGCTCCGGGTTCGGACAGAGGAAGGACCCGATAACGGGGGAGATACGAGTTCATAAGGGACTCGATATTGCCGCCCGGAGGAATACGGAGATCTACCCGATTGCCCCGGGCAGGGTTATCTACAGTGGTTCGCTGAAGGGTTATGGTAATATAGTGATAATCAAGCATAAGGATGGTATTGTAACAAGGTATGCCCATAACGAGAGGAACCTCGTCCATACCGGAGAATACGTCGGGGGTGGCAGGCCGATCGGCCTCGTCGGCAGCTCAGGAAGGTCAACGGGACCTCACCTTCACTTCGAGGTCTTGCGGGACGGAAAGAATGTGGATCCGTTGGGATATGTATAA
- a CDS encoding anti-sigma-28 factor, FlgM: MKVTGARPLEGQDVYLKTQKTQGKDAVAEGRKGDANKTGAKDRVDLSGRAHEVEDLKAEIQNIPDVRKERVEAVRKSVESGNYRIDPGKIAGKLLEEL; the protein is encoded by the coding sequence ATGAAGGTAACAGGAGCAAGACCTCTTGAGGGACAGGACGTTTATCTCAAGACCCAGAAGACACAGGGCAAGGACGCAGTAGCAGAAGGCCGCAAGGGTGATGCAAATAAGACGGGAGCGAAGGACCGTGTAGATCTTTCGGGCAGGGCACATGAGGTTGAGGATCTGAAGGCGGAGATACAGAATATCCCCGATGTAAGGAAAGAGCGGGTTGAGGCTGTCAGGAAGTCCGTTGAGTCCGGCAATTACAGGATAGATCCCGGAAAGATTGCCGGCAAATTACTTGAGGAGTTATGA
- a CDS encoding flgN protein: MKETGAINAIVAILEEQVRGYLALYDLLKKEKTAILSFQPSVIEEMAKQKDTIVLKLRLLEDERERLLGLTRDWKRMSIHELYELTGDERLPGVRSQLLSILQGIEELNEVNRIMIERASRHVSASSRFFNTYGLNTEKRPAVSREI, encoded by the coding sequence ATGAAGGAGACCGGCGCTATTAACGCTATTGTAGCCATTCTCGAAGAACAGGTGAGAGGGTATTTAGCTCTCTATGATCTGCTCAAAAAGGAGAAGACCGCTATCCTCTCTTTCCAGCCTTCGGTAATCGAGGAGATGGCAAAGCAGAAGGATACCATTGTATTGAAACTCCGTCTCCTCGAGGATGAGCGGGAGAGGCTGCTCGGTTTGACAAGGGACTGGAAAAGGATGAGCATCCACGAACTCTACGAACTCACGGGGGATGAGAGGCTTCCCGGTGTACGTTCGCAGCTTCTGAGTATCCTCCAGGGTATAGAGGAACTGAATGAGGTTAACAGGATCATGATTGAGAGGGCATCCAGGCATGTGAGTGCATCCTCCCGGTTCTTCAATACCTACGGTTTAAATACGGAAAAACGTCCTGCTGTATCAAGAGAAATATAG